The Klebsiella africana sequence CGAGCTGGCGCTGATATAGGTGGCGGTTAGCGTCATGGCCAGCACGAAGCCGCCCATCGAGCGGCTGCCAAGAAAGTACTCATTGAGAAAGCTACCTGAGGCGCGTTTTCTCATGGCATAGAGGGATAAACCGAACACCACCACCAGGTAGGCGATCAGGGGAATAATGACCTCAAACTGCATCATCGTCCTCCAGAGAAATATCGCGAAAAACCAGCTTGACCATCGCCCAGCACAGCAAAATAAACAGCAGCGGTACCAGCAGGCAGGCCATTTCAAACCAGTGGGGCAGGCCGGTAAAACCGATAGCGACCCCCGGCAGATACGCCGCCGCCAGCCAGGCAGCAAGATAGAGAAGGGTCAGCCACAGCGCCCAGCGCGCTTCTTTGTGGGCCTGAACAAAGCGTTTGTCCATTTTTTGTCCCTTGAGGATGAAGAAAGCGGGGATTGTACCGCATGGCATAGATGAGGAGAGAGAAAAAGAAAAAAGGCCGGATTAACCGGCCTTTTGCAGCGAGTACAGGATTATTTTTCCTGCAAACCGAGTTTTTTCTCCAGATAGTGGATGTTAGTGCCACCATGCTGGAAGTTCTCGTCGCTCATAATGCGCATCTGCAGATCGACGTTGGTTTTGATGCCATCGATGATCAGCTCCTGCAGCGCATTCTTCATGCGGGCAATCGCCACGTCACGGCTTTCGCCGTAGCAGATCAGTTTGCCGATCATGGAGTCATAGTACGGCGGTACGGTGTAACCGGCGTAAATATGAGATTCCCAGCGCACGCCAAAGCCACCCGGCGCGTGGAAACGGGTGATTTTGCCCGGGCTCGGCAGGAAGGTGTTCGGGTCTTCGGCGTTGATACGGCATTCCACCGCATGGCCGCGAACCACCACTTCATCCTGCTTGATGGACAGCGGCTGGCCAGCTGCGATACGCAGCTGCTCTTTGATCAGATCAACGCCGGTGATCATCTCAGTTACCGGATGCTCTACCTGAATACGGGTGTTCATTTCAATGAAGTAGAACTCGCCGTTTTCGAACAGAAACTCGAAGGTACCCGCCCCGCGGTAGCCGATATCGACACAGGCTTTCGCGCAACGCTCGCCAATGTAGCGACGCAGTTCCGGGGTGATGCCCGGCGCCGGCGCTTCTTCGACCACTTTCTGGTGACGGCGCTGCATGGAGCAGTCGCGCTCAGCCAGATAGATAGCATTACCCTGACCGTCTGCCAGCACCTGAATTTCGATGTGGCGTGGGTTTTCCAGGTATTTCTCCATGTAGACCATGTCGTTGTTGAACGCCGCTTTGGCTTCCGCTTTGGTCATGGAGATGGACTGAGCCAGTTCAGCGTCGCTACGCACAACGCGCATACCGCGACCGCCGCCGCCGCCGGAGGCCTTGATGATCACCGGATAGCCGATACGTTTGGCATGGGCGCGGTTAGCGTCCATGTCGTCGGTCAGCGGGCCGTCAGACCCCGGCACGGTTGGAACGCCGGCTTTCTTCATCGCGGTGATCGCGGACACTTTGTCGCCCATCAGGCGGATGGTGTCGGCTTTCGGGCCGATGAAGATAAAGCCGGAGCGCTCAACCTGTTCAGCAAAGTTGGCGTTCTCAGAAAGGAAGCCATAGCCCGGGTGAATAGCTACCGCGCCAGTGATCTCAGCGGCACTGATAATAGCCGGGATGTTGAGATAGCTTTTTACGGACGGAGCCGGACCGATGCAGACCGTCTCATCCGCTAACAATACGTGTTTTAGATCGCGGTCCGCAGTGGAGTGCACAGCAACAGTCTTGATGCCCAGTTCTTTACAGGCACGCAGGATGCGCAGTGCAATCTCACCACGGTTAGCGATGACAATTTTATCCAGCATGTTCGCCTCGTTACTCGATAACTACCAGCGGCTCGTCGAATTCTACTGGTTGGCCGCTTTCGATCAGAATGGCTTTCACCACGCCGGCTTTGTCGGCTTCGATCTGGTTCATCATTTTCATCGCTTCGACGATGCACAGGGTGTCGCCCACGTTAACTTTCTGGCCAACTTCCACAAACGCTTTTGCGTCCGGGCTCGGCGTGCGGTAGAAAGTACCAACCATCGGGGAACGTACGATGTGACCACTGATTTCCGCTTTCGCCGGCGCTTCAGCGGCGGCAGCTGGAGCGGCAGCCACCGCGGCAGGTGCCTGAGGCTGCATCATCGGCGCAGCATACGCCTGCTGCATAACCGGATAGCTTGCGGCCGGTGCAGAGCGGCTGATGCGAACAGACTCTTCGCCTTCAGAAATTTCCAGTTCGGAGATACCTGATTCTTCAACCAGCTCGATCAGTTTTTTAATCTTACGAATATCCATGAGTGGGTTCCGTACTCTTTGTTTAGTGTGATTGTGACAGGCGTTTTACCGCCGTCTGTAAAGCGTATGAATAGCCGTCCGCCCCCAGTCCGCAAATGACGCCAGCGGCGACATCTGACAGATACGAGTGCTGGCGGAAGGGTTCGCGTGCATGCACATTGCTCAGGTGAATCTCGATAAACGGGATGTTCACGGCAAGCAACGCATCACGGATTGCTACGCTGGTGTGCGTGAACGCGGCCGGATTAATCAGGATATAGTCCACGTTGTCTTTAGCCTGATGAATTCGGTCGATTAACGCATACTCCGCGTTGGACTGCAGGTGATCCAGGCTCACATTCAGCGCCGCCGCTTCAGATGTTAAACGGTTAACAATTTCAGCCAGCGTGAGGGTGCCATACTTCTCAGGCTCGCGCGTTCCGAGCATGTTAATGTTTGGCCCATTCAAAAGCAAAATGTGAAACTTGTCTACCATCGTGTGGCGATCTCCTGCCATTTTCGGGTAAAAAACAACATATACCTTCAATGCGCCCTTGTCACCTTTTCCGGGTCAGAAAACCCCGTCAGGAAAACCAAAGTCGCACATTATAACGATTTCGTAGCAATTGGCAGCTAAATACTGGTCTTATCAGGGAAGATTATCAACCGCTATCTGAAAAAGAGTCACGGTTGATAAAGGATCTGCGGGAAACTGCACATTACCGGATTCAGCGCCACCACTGGCGGAACTTCTTATAACGCCATACCAAAAGCACCACCGCCAACAGGGCATAAATGAGGGGCTGGGGTGAGACGATCTTTACTGACCACAGGTAGTGAATCGGCGCGAGGATCGCCACCAGATAGACGAAGTTGTGTAAAAGTTGCCAGCGACGACCCAGTTTTCGCTGCATCGCCTGCGTCGAGGTTACCGCCAGCGCCAGGAGAATCGCCCAGCAGACCATGCCTAACGTCAGGTAGGGGCGAGTGATAATCTCCGAGCCCAGCAGCGCCAGATTGTTAATGCCCAGCTCCAGTAAGGTATAGCTGGTCAGGTGCAGCGTCGCCCAGGCAAAACACCATAAACCTAACAGGCGGCGAACGCGAAT is a genomic window containing:
- a CDS encoding DUF997 family protein, translating into MDKRFVQAHKEARWALWLTLLYLAAWLAAAYLPGVAIGFTGLPHWFEMACLLVPLLFILLCWAMVKLVFRDISLEDDDAV
- the accC gene encoding acetyl-CoA carboxylase biotin carboxylase subunit yields the protein MLDKIVIANRGEIALRILRACKELGIKTVAVHSTADRDLKHVLLADETVCIGPAPSVKSYLNIPAIISAAEITGAVAIHPGYGFLSENANFAEQVERSGFIFIGPKADTIRLMGDKVSAITAMKKAGVPTVPGSDGPLTDDMDANRAHAKRIGYPVIIKASGGGGGRGMRVVRSDAELAQSISMTKAEAKAAFNNDMVYMEKYLENPRHIEIQVLADGQGNAIYLAERDCSMQRRHQKVVEEAPAPGITPELRRYIGERCAKACVDIGYRGAGTFEFLFENGEFYFIEMNTRIQVEHPVTEMITGVDLIKEQLRIAAGQPLSIKQDEVVVRGHAVECRINAEDPNTFLPSPGKITRFHAPGGFGVRWESHIYAGYTVPPYYDSMIGKLICYGESRDVAIARMKNALQELIIDGIKTNVDLQMRIMSDENFQHGGTNIHYLEKKLGLQEK
- the accB gene encoding acetyl-CoA carboxylase biotin carboxyl carrier protein, with product MDIRKIKKLIELVEESGISELEISEGEESVRISRSAPAASYPVMQQAYAAPMMQPQAPAAVAAAPAAAAEAPAKAEISGHIVRSPMVGTFYRTPSPDAKAFVEVGQKVNVGDTLCIVEAMKMMNQIEADKAGVVKAILIESGQPVEFDEPLVVIE
- the aroQ gene encoding type II 3-dehydroquinate dehydratase, with the protein product MVDKFHILLLNGPNINMLGTREPEKYGTLTLAEIVNRLTSEAAALNVSLDHLQSNAEYALIDRIHQAKDNVDYILINPAAFTHTSVAIRDALLAVNIPFIEIHLSNVHAREPFRQHSYLSDVAAGVICGLGADGYSYALQTAVKRLSQSH
- the msrQ gene encoding protein-methionine-sulfoxide reductase heme-binding subunit MsrQ; the protein is MRFTVKQIAWLKVLLHLAGFLPLIWLFWAGHQGYFSADPAKDIQHFTGRMALKFLLATLLVSPLARYAKQPLLIRVRRLLGLWCFAWATLHLTSYTLLELGINNLALLGSEIITRPYLTLGMVCWAILLALAVTSTQAMQRKLGRRWQLLHNFVYLVAILAPIHYLWSVKIVSPQPLIYALLAVVLLVWRYKKFRQWWR